Genomic window (Pseudomonas sp. L5B5):
AGGAGTCGACCCGTATTCCGGTCTCGCAGGTCAATGACACCACGCCCATCGAAAGGAATCATGTGTATGTCATCTCGCCTGCACACCATCTGAAAATGAATGATGGCTATTTAGCGGTATCCCCATCAACCCGCCAGGGCGGCTCGCACATAGCCATCGACCTGTTTTTTCGCGACTTGGCAGACGCGCATAAAGAACGGGCGTTTTGTGTGATCCTTTCAGGGACCGGAGCGGACGGGGCGGTTGGCCTTTCTCGAATCAAGGAGCAAGGTGGGATCACTCTGGTACAAACACCAGAAGATGCTGAGTTCGATGGCATGCCGCGGGCTGCCATCGAAACGCAAATGGTCGATCTCGTGCTTCCCGTTGTGGAAATGCCGCAGAAGCTGCTGGAGCTATGGCGCAATGCTCAGTCAATCATCCTACCCACTGCCGACGATCCCGAAATTAAAACCACCCCACCTGCAACCGAACGCGATGCAGCCGTGGCGGAGCAGTTATTGCTGGACATCCTGATTCAGTTGCGCGCCAGTACCGGGCACGACTTCAAGCATTACAAGCGCGCCACAGTGTTGCGCCGTATTGAGCGACGCTTGCAAGTAACCGCCCAGCCGGACCTGGCGACCTATTACAATTTCCTCCAGGAGCACCCAGACGAAACCAAGGCCCTGCTCGGCGATATGCTGATCGGCGTGACTAACTTCTTCCGCGACCGCGAGGCCTTTGAAGCGCTTGAACGTGACGTGATACCTAACCTAGTGAAGTCACTCGAAGAAACTGTGCCGCACCGCGAAGAGGTGCGCATCTGGTCGGCCGGCTGTTCCACCGGCGAAGAAGCTTACAGCCTCGCGATGCTGCTGGCCGAGCAACTGGCGCTGGATGCCAGCGGCGCGAAGATGCAGGTATTTGCCACTGATATTGACGAGCGCGCAGTCACCCACGGCCGCAACGGCGTGTATCCCGAGGCGATCATCACCGACGTACCGCCACCGCGGTTGCGCCAATATTTTGCCAAAGAGAAAAACCAACACTATCGAGTGCGCAAGGAAATTCGCGAGAAGGTCTTGTTCGCCAAACACAGTTTGCTCGCTGATCCGCCGTTCTCGCAGATCGACCTGATCGTGTGCCGCAACCTGTTGATCTACCTGGACCGCGAAGTGCAGCGCGACATCTTGCAGATGTTCCACTTTGCGCTGCGCCCCGGAGGCTATTTGTTCCTCGGTTCCTCGGAGTCGGCCGACGGCTGCCTGGACCTGTTTGTGCCGGTGGACAAACGAAACCGCATTTTTCGGGTACGTGCCGGCTCCTCCGCTATGCGCCGCGCCCCAACCATCCCGCGAGGCGGCTACTTGCGCCCAAGCACAGCGTCGATTACGACTGAAATCAAGGCGCCCAGCAAAGTTGCGTTCGCGGATATCCATCTGCGCGCCCTGGAAAAAGCTGCGCCGCCCAGCGTGATCGTCGATATCCAAGCCAACATCCTGCACATGAGCGAAGGTGCCGGGCGGTTCCTGTGCTATGTCGCCGGGGAAGTCACCCACAATCTGTTGGCCCTGGTTCATCCGGACCTGCGCCTCGACATCCGCACTACACTCTTCCAGGTTCAGCAATCGAATATGCCTGTGATCTCTCGCAAGATCCGCGTTCAGCGCGAACAGGGCCCCTTCATGGTGGACATCACCGCCCACCCCTATCGCGATGACGCGACCGAAAGCGACTATGTGCTGGTGATCTTCCAGGAAAGCGCAATCGACCCACAACAGGTCGATACCACGACTGTCAGCCATGCCGAAAACGCCCTCATGGGGAACCTGGAACGCGAGCTACAACGCACCAAGCTGCACTTGCAGGACGCCATCGAGCAGTCGGAAGTCTCAAGCGAAGAGCTCAAGGCCTCCAATGAGGAAATGCAGGCGGTCAATGAAGAGTTACGCTCGGCTACCGAAGAGCTGGAAACCAGCAAGGAAGAGCTGCAGTCGATCAACGAAGAACTGCTGACCGTCAACTATGAACTCAAAACCAAGGTAGAAGAAACGGACAAGGTCAATGACTATCTGACCAACCTGATCGCCTCCACCGACATCGCCACCGTGTTCGTTGACCGCAACATGCGCATCCGTTGGTTCACGCCACGCGCCACCGATATTTTCAGCATGCTTCCGGTGGACACTGGACGCTCGCTGATGGACATCACCCACCGCCTCGATTACCCGGAAATTACCGAAGACGCCACGACCGTCTTTGAGTCACTCGGTACAATTGAGCGGGAAATCGGCGGTAAGAACGACCGCTGGTACATTGCACGGTTGTTGCCCTACCGCTCCAGCGAGGACCATATCGATGGCACGGTGCTTACCTTCATCGATATCACCAAGCGGCGCCAAGCCGAGGAAGAACTGCGCCTGGGCGAGGAGCGCATGCGCCTAGTCGCCGAGAGTACCCATGACTTTGCAATCATCATCCTTGATGACCATGGTGCCATCACCGATTGGAACACGGGTGCAGAACTGATCTTCGGCTACACCAAGGACGAAGTGCTGGGCGCTTATTACGACTTTATTTTTTCACCGGAGGACCGCTCCTCCGGCATGCCGGAGAGCGAACTGCGCGCGGCCCGCGAACACGGTCGCGGTGAAGATGAGCGCTGGCATGTGCGCAAGGATGGCAGTCGGTTCTACTGCAGTGGTGAGATCACTCAGCTCCAGAGCGACAGCTTGCAGGGCTACGTCAAGATCGCCCGCGACCTCACTGGCCACAAACGCACCCAGGATGAGCAGAGGCAGCGCCTGATCGAAACTCAGACGAAGAGCCATCTCAAGGACGAGTTTTTCGCGGTGATGTCGCACGAACTCAAACATCCACTGAACCTGATCCAACTGAACGCGGAACTACTGCGTCGCTTGCCCGCCACCAAGGCGGCGGTCCCGGCGATCAAAGCCGTGAACACAATCTGCGAGGCCGTATCCAGCCAGGCGCGGATCATTGATGACCTGCTGGATGTTGCCCGGGTACGCACGGGCAAGCTCAAGCTGAAAAAACAACCGATTGATCTGATTCGCACGCTGCAGGATATCCATAGCGTAGTGCTCGCCGACGGGCATCGTCGTCATGTAACGCTGCAAACACCTTCGGATCATGGCCCCCTGATAGTCGACGTGGACCCCACGCGCATTGAGCAAGTGATCTGGAACCTGGTCAACAACGCCCTGAAATTCACCCCGGAGGGCGGTGAGGTTCAGTTGGTGCTCAGCCGCTCGGAGGGGGGCGCCCAGCTGGACGTGATCGACAGTGGCATCGGCCTAGCCGATGACAGCCTGGAGAAGATCTTTGATCTGTTCGGGCAGGCAGAAAACCAGCATCAGACGCATCAACGCGAGGGCCTTGGCATAGGCTTGTCCTTGGTACGCCAGTTGGTGGAGGCTCACGAAGGCTCGGTCAGCGTCCATTCCAAAGGGCTGGGTTTTGGCTGCACCTTCTCGATATGGCTGCCGCTGTGCGAACAACAGGATCATCTACAACGTTCTGACGCTGAACAGGAGGAGGATGAACGCCTCCACGGCGTGAAGGTGTTGCTGGTGGAGGACTCTGCCGAGGTGCTCGAAGTGCTGAATGTATTGCTGGAGATGGAAGGCGCGCAAGTCAGCGCGTTCGATGACCCACAGAGTGCGCTGGAAACAGCCCGCGCTGCTCAGTACGACTTGATCATTTCCGACATTGGCATGCCGAAAATGAACGGCCATGAGCTGATGCAGAAGCTGCGCGCGATAGCTCATCTGCGCCGGGTGCCCGCTATCGCCCTCACAGGTTACGGGGCCGGCAGTGACCAGAAAAAGGCGGCTGAGTCGGGCTTTAGTACCCATCTCAGCAAACCGGTCGCCCACGAGTCGTTGATTGATCTCATCGAAAAATTGTGTTGCTTACGTCGTTAGTTGGGACTTTCTCAGTAGGGATAAGGAGATTTTCCCGTTCTGCTCACGGATCGGGGTTTCCTTCTGGACATCTCACGGATATTGGTTAGAGGTCATTCGGTTACAGCGACGGGGCGCGGATTTTTAGCGAGTAGCTCCATCTAAAAAGACGATAATTTCAAGCAAACTGAATCGTTGAATTAATCGATATTTCAGAGAAAACCATTTTGATACACGGGCTTTGCAAGCGGGTCACACAGTTATACAGAGACCTGCTGATGAAGGATTTAAGCCATGCAACACAACGACATCGACGCAAAAATGATGGCCTGCCGCCAGTTGGCCATGGAGCAGAATCAGAAGCTTTTCAACGAGGCCAATGCCCTAAGCCGCAGCGCATTCGACCTGCTGGAGCAACCTGATTTCGATAGCGAAATGTTTGATGAATATCTGCGCCTTCGCGGCAAAGCCGAAGCGCTTTTCCGTGAAGCGATTGAGCATCTTGGCGTGCTCAACAAGCATTTTCCATTGCCCACCGTAAGCGTGGTCGCCGACGGGGGAAAAGCTGCCAAGCGCGAAAAGGAGATTGCGTGATGAAAAATTCTCAGCGCGCCTGGGACCTGGCGATGGTTCTGATCGCAAATGGTAAAATTCCTTTCGATCCCGACAATTTGAGCGGATCGGTAAAAATACTTTCGCGGCATTTGGAGGCGCTGGAGACAGCACTTCGTGAAGAGGCGATTTTGGCCGAAACCTCGCTTGCCGAAAATCTGGGTCAGCGTTGCCTGCAAAAATAAGTCGGCCGCAGCCGTGCCTTGGTAGGTGCCGATTGACCATCGTCAAGGGACAGTATCTGGCCGCTAAAAAGAGCTCAACACGCTCTGGCGGAATGCTGCGCGTCGGCGGGTAAATTGAGCTGACGGGGCGCACTCTTTAATCAAATCCATCATTGGCGGTTCGAGGGGTTGGTGCGGGCTTCAGGTCATTTGCCAGCCTCCGTTTTCCTGGTCAGCCCCGCCCTACGATCAGTCTGTTTCAGACCTATATATTTGGCATAAAGCGTCTGAAACTCCATGATGCATGTTCGGTAGTCGCCCCGTACAAGAGTCCTCAATTAAAAGCATTTTCGACACTAAGCGAAGCGGCAGCCAATGCCATTAATTTAATAGCACTCCCGCCTCGCTTGAAGTAAAAACTTATACGAAGCGGCGCGAACACCGCGTGTCCGTACAAGTTTCTTTCAACCAAAGACCGTTCATCGTCCTTTTTAAAAAATCTCGAAACATTTAGACGACCGCCCTTATCGGAAACTATGTCCGTTGCAATAAACGGGCGTAAGCGAAACCTCAATTACAGTTGGAGTAGCATTATGACGACCAGTAATAAAAACCCAGGTAATTTCGCCAACGATCACGAAAAAGCCTCCGAGGCGGGAAAGAAAGGCGGCCAGGCATCTGGCGGCAACTTTGCCAATGACCGCGAAAAGGCTTCGGAAGCTGGCCGTAAAGGTGGCCAGAATAGCCATGGCGGCGGCCGCAAGTAGTAAGCGTGGTCACATGGGGGCAGCAATGCTGCCCCTTCTATTAATAGCAAAGGAGAACTAAGCATGCGTGCATCAGCAGACTATCAGCGAAGCGTTTTGCCTCCTAAGCCACGCACGCAAGTGCGAACTGACGCAGGGGCAAGCCTACGCGCGAACACATTGCCATGTTACGAACATCTCCGCGTCGTGGAACTGGCTGAAGCGACTGTCGATGCGTCGCAAACACTTCCGCTGTGCGAAAGGCATTTATAACCTGAGCGACCGTCAGTATTTAAGTGCCTGTAGATCGAGATGAAAGATATATCAACGACATAACGACGAGATTACTGAGATGACTACTAACGACAAGCAAAACCAAATGAGCGTCAACGAAGCCGGTAAAAAAGGTGGCGATGCAACTTCGGCTTCCCATGACAAAGAGTTCTATCAGGAGATCGGAAGCAAGGGTGGCCAAAACAGCGGCGGCAATTTCAAAAATGATCCCGAGCGCGCCGCCGAAGCCGGTAGCAAAGGCGGCCAGAACAGTGGCGGCAACTTTGCCAACGACCGTGAGAAAGCCTCGGAAGCTGGCCGTAAAGGCGGCCAAAACAGCCATGGTGGCGGACGCAACGGTTAACGTGCTTTATGCAGGGGAGCGGTGCTCCCCTGCCTTGATGGACGGGGGACACCATGCCTTTACACGTCATTAACTTTACCGGGCCGGTCACCGCCTCTACCTGCAGCCAACTTATCGAAAAAGCCTCGTTGGCCGTTCAGCAAGAGGCTTCGGGGCTGGTAGTGAACATCGCCACTATGGGCGGCGAATGCAGCTACGGTTTTACCATGTACAACTTCCTGCTGGCGCTGCCGATCGCGGTGCACACCCATAATCTGGGCACCGTGGAGTCGATGGGCAATATCATCTTTCTGGCCGGTGAGCGCAGGACGGCGTGCAAGCACAGTAAATTTCTGTTTCATCCGTTTCATTGGCATGTGCAAGGCGCCGTCGACCATTCGCGCATGTCCGAATACGCCATGAGCCTTGACTACGACTTGCAGTTGTATGCACGCATCGTCGAAGAGCGTACCAAGGATGCAAGGGAAAAACTCGAAACAGAAAAGTACCTGATAGCGGCACCGCGCATTCTCGACCCGCAACAAGCCATGACAGCCGGCTTGATCCATGGGATCGAACTACCGGTCATCAAGGCTGAGTTTGTAAGCAGCTTCATTCACTCCTAGCGCTTTTAAACTGGAACAGGAGCACCACGATGGACGAAGAAACGATTCGACTCACCGCCTACCGTATTTGGGAACAACAAGGTAAGCCTGACGGCCAGGATTTTGTGCATTGGCTGCAAGCCAGAGACGAACTGACGCCCGGGCAAATAGATAGCTCTTCGGGCACGATCGAAAGCAATGTTACGCGGCCTGTACCGGCCCGATCAAAGCGCCAGGCGGCGCCATCATCCACAACGCGAAAAACACGCAGCAAAAAGCTCGAAGCCTGAGCGGGCCAGATCAGGCGTGCGGACGCGTCTGTCGTGACACCCGCCGACAGTCATGCGCACGCCTTCCCTTTGAAACTCGAATATTGGCACTTTAATATCAATTAATCGCTTGTTTGAAACTCCTCCTTTTTTTTGTTGAAATCATTTACCTCATCATGGATCGTGAGTGAGCTTTTAATTCAGGGAGGAATCGAAGATGTCTGGTCTACAAGCGAACGGCCAGTGCGCCCAATGTAAACAGCCCTTCGAGCCGACGACGGACGAACCCTCCTATCTGGTGTCCACCGCCGCCGAGATGCTCTGCCCGCCATGCAGGCAACAGTATCTGGCGGACTTGATGATAGATGCACTTCAACGCAGCGCCCTCAAGTTATGCATGCTGCAGGAACGTCGAAAAAACAATAAGGCTTGACTCAAACCAACACTCTATTCAAATGTGCGTATTTGTTAAAAGTTACACTCATTCAGGGGGCGGTGGTACATAGGGCTGCGCAATAAACGGAATACTTCCAGAAGGACGCCACCTGACGTTCTCCAGGCCGTAGCGTTCTGCAAGGGGTCTGCTGACCCGTTTGATCTTTTCATGGCGTGACCGAGGAATTATACCGATCCCAGCATCGCAAGATGCCCAATGCCACGCCGCTGCATTATTCATGACATCCGCTCTTATAATAAAAGATCTCGGCTTATGATGGTATTCGTACTCGATAATATATAAAGAATTTTTCATATATCCTCCTTCTGATTTTTGTTATTGGAGCAGCGCGAAGGTTCAGATTTTCCCTCTTGAGGTGTATTTTTAGTTGCGCCAACTTGCGACACTATCGGGACATGACCATTCGTCGGCGCCTTCTAAAAAAAACCAAACCGTTATCGCTTTATCGCTTCTTACTATTGAGCCTGCTCCCTCCAGGCTCTGGTAAAACTCCTGTCTTGCCCGTACTCCGTGCGGGCTTTTTTTTGAGCAGTTCATAGAGCCGTGACGGTGTTCGGCGAGCCGGTGACTAGTGCGCCGCACTTATATACACAACGCCGGCTTGTTTCGCCGCGCCCCAATACGCTGCCATGACTAACTTGAACTTCAAGGGCGGGAAACCTTTCATCTCTAATCGTGAAATGCGGTGGAACTCAAGCTGCGCAGGTTTTTCTATCGCAGACACATCCATCGGAGGATTGACCATGACTGACCAGCCACTAATATCCACCCACACCCCTCCTGACGCGCACCGAAGCGGCACGATGACCAAGGCTGAGCGCACACTTTCGCTGGCCGCTGGCGCTGCCCTATTACTGCATGGCTGTCGCAAGGGTGGGTTGAGTGGTGCACTCCAGGTTGCGGCGGGCGCCTACGGTGTAATTCGCGGTGCAGCCGGGCACTGCGCACTGAAGCGGGTGTTGACACCAACCCCCTACGAAACACAATTCAGCCGCGAACATCAGTGGCCGATCAGCGAGGCAATCACGCGCAGTATCACGATCTTGCGCCCATCGGATGAGGTGTCTGCCCTCATCGCCAGGCCCGAGAACATCGGCCCGTTGCTGCGCTGGGTCGACAGTGTCGAGCAACTGACCCCGGACACCGCGCTCTGGAAGCTCCGCGCACCGGCCGGCCGGCGCCTGCAGTGCGCGCTTGTGCAGATCGATACACAGGATCGCCATGTAGTGCATTGGAAAACTCCAGGCGACGCGCGATGGGCGCACGACATTACCGTCTCGCTGAGCCCCGCCCCGGCCGGCCGTGGAACCCAGGTCAAGGCGGTGGTGGTGTGCAAGCCGGCAATGGCCAAGTTGGGCTATGGCTTGGCGCGTGCGATCAGCCTGTTCAGCGACAAAGCCTTGCTCAACGCCCTGCAGGCAGTGAAGCAGCAACTGGAGACCGGCGAGGTCAGCAACAACCGCTCCAGGCCGGAACAGGACGACGATTTTTTTTACGTACACGCCGGCGCTGACCAGGTCGCAACCGATCACCCGTCAGCCAAAACCGGCGTTGTTATCGAAGGAGAACCCCACTGATGCGCGCACTCACTTGGCAAGCACCTAATCTACTGCAACTCGACAATGTCGCCGACCCTGCGATCCTTAACCCACGGGACGCGATCATTCGCGTCACCCTCTCCTCTGTCTGCGGTTCGGACCTGCACTTGCTCGGCGGCTACGTACCGGCCATGAAGCCCGGCGATATCATTGGCCACGAATCCATGGGCGAAGTGGTTGAGGTCGGCAAAGGCGTCACCGACCTGCGCAAGGGTGACAAAGTGATCACCATCTCAATCATCGGCTGCGGCAACTGCGAGCCGTGCCAGCGCAGCGATTTCTCCTGCTGCGACAACTCCAACCCAAACCCGTCGGCGACGGACCTGATGTATGGCCAGCCATGCTGCGGCATCATCGGCTACAGCCACGCCTTTGGCGGTTACCCGGGCAGTCACGCAACCTACGTGCGGGTGCCGTTCGCCGACGTCAACCTGTTCAAGGTGCCCGAAGGCGTGAGCGATGAGCAGGCGCTGTTTGTCTCGGATGCGGCGCCCACCGGTTACTTCGCGGCGGACAATGCCGATATCCAGCCCGGCGACACCGTGGCAGTGTGGGGCTGCGGCGGCGTTGGCCAGATGGCGATCTGCAGTGCTTACCTGTTGGGCGCCGAGCGGGTGATCGCGATTGATCGTTACCCCGACCGGCTGCGCCTGGCCGAAGAACGCGGCAAGGCGATCCCTATCAACTACGAGAAAACCAACGTGCACGAAGCCTTGCTGGAGTTGACTGGCGGACGCGGCCCGGATCGCTGCATCGACTGTGTGGGCATGGAGGCGCATGGCACCGAGATCGACTATGCCTATGACAAGGCCAAGCAGTTGCTCAGGCTGCACACCGAACGCGGCAGCGTGCTAAGGCAGGCCATACGTGCCTGCCGTAAAGGCGGCACGGTATCGGTGGTCGGCGTGTACGGTGGGTTGCTCGACAAGTTCCCGATGGGCGCGATCGTCAACAAGGCGTTGACGCTAAGATCCGGACAGCAACCGGGGCAGCGTTACGCACCGACCCTGTTCGAGCATATTCGCAAAGGCGAGCTTGACCCTGCCTACTTGCTGACCCATCCCATGAGCCTGGAAGACGGGGCGCAAGGCTACAAGCTGTTCAAGGAAAAAACCGATAATTGCCTGCGGGTGGTGTTTAAGCCCTGAGGGTCGTGCGTGTGGTTTCAATGCCTGGCACGCCGAACAGCGGGGGATGTGTGAGCCGTAGATGCCGATACCCATGCTCCGATAAGCGATTTAGCCAGGCTCCGCGACCGGCGTCGCCAGGCGGTTGCACGCGTACAGCGCACTCCCCAGCAGCATCATCGCGCCGCCTCGCAGCCAAGTGTCGAGGCCTTGCTGGCTGAGCAGGATCAGGCAGGAAACAATCGCCAGCACCGGCACCCAGGTCGGCACACGAAAATGGTGTTCTGCGACGAGGTCGCGGCGCAATACCAGCACCGCCAGGTTGGTGCTGAGGAACACGAAAAGCAGCAACAGCACGACCGTATCGGCCAACGCTGCGAGCGTGCCGGTCAACGTCAAGGAGATGGCCACCAGGGTGCTGGCGATGATCGCGACCCAAGGCGTACGCCGCTTGGGCAGCACACGCGAAAGCGGCCCCGGCAACAGGCCCATGCGGGCCATGCCATAGGTCAGGCGGCTGGCCATGACCATGGTCAACAGCGCACCGTTGGCGACCGCCACCAGTGCAATGAATGCGAAGAGCTGGGGCGGGATACTCAAGCCCGAGGCGCGTACCACTTCGAGCAACGGCGCCGAGGTGGCCGTCAGTTTGTCCATCGGCAGCACCACTGAAGCAGCGACACCAACCGCCGTATACACGATGCCGGCCGTCACCAACGCGGCAAACAGCGCACGCGGATACACCTTGCGCACCCCGCGTATTTCTTCGGCCAGGTTAGCCGACGTTTCAAAACCGACAAACGAATAGAACGCCAGCAATGCAGCGCTCAGCACCGCAGGCATAGTGTTGACGCCGGCCTTGAACTCCAGCGCGCGGCCGAGGTTGGTTTCGCCCGACTGGATGCACCAGGCCGCGGCCACCACCACCAATAGCAGCCCGGACAGTTCGATGCAGGTCATGACCATGTTGCCGCCCAACGACTCCTTGATACCGCGAGCATTGAGCAGCGCTATCACCATCAGGAATATCAGCGCGGCCAGGTGCGGTGATACGTCGACGAACGCCGCCAGGTAATCGCCGGCAAATGCGAGGGACAGCCCGGCCGCACTGGTGACGGCGGCCGCCAGCATGCAAAAGCCGACCAGGAACGAAATCAGCGGTGACTTGAATGCCTTCTCGGCGAACACCGAAGCAGCGCCGGCATAGGGGTACTTGGTCACCAGCTCCGCGTACGAACCTGCCGTGAGCATGGCGAAGAACAACGCCACCAGCAGCGGCACCCAGATCGCCCCACCCACCTCGCCAGCGATGGTGCC
Coding sequences:
- a CDS encoding CheR family methyltransferase, which produces MKSAPQRSPNVPQRKDLIPSNLDFPVVGIGASAGGLQAVKAFFEHMPKDCGMAFVVILHLSSDHQSVADKIIQESTRIPVSQVNDTTPIERNHVYVISPAHHLKMNDGYLAVSPSTRQGGSHIAIDLFFRDLADAHKERAFCVILSGTGADGAVGLSRIKEQGGITLVQTPEDAEFDGMPRAAIETQMVDLVLPVVEMPQKLLELWRNAQSIILPTADDPEIKTTPPATERDAAVAEQLLLDILIQLRASTGHDFKHYKRATVLRRIERRLQVTAQPDLATYYNFLQEHPDETKALLGDMLIGVTNFFRDREAFEALERDVIPNLVKSLEETVPHREEVRIWSAGCSTGEEAYSLAMLLAEQLALDASGAKMQVFATDIDERAVTHGRNGVYPEAIITDVPPPRLRQYFAKEKNQHYRVRKEIREKVLFAKHSLLADPPFSQIDLIVCRNLLIYLDREVQRDILQMFHFALRPGGYLFLGSSESADGCLDLFVPVDKRNRIFRVRAGSSAMRRAPTIPRGGYLRPSTASITTEIKAPSKVAFADIHLRALEKAAPPSVIVDIQANILHMSEGAGRFLCYVAGEVTHNLLALVHPDLRLDIRTTLFQVQQSNMPVISRKIRVQREQGPFMVDITAHPYRDDATESDYVLVIFQESAIDPQQVDTTTVSHAENALMGNLERELQRTKLHLQDAIEQSEVSSEELKASNEEMQAVNEELRSATEELETSKEELQSINEELLTVNYELKTKVEETDKVNDYLTNLIASTDIATVFVDRNMRIRWFTPRATDIFSMLPVDTGRSLMDITHRLDYPEITEDATTVFESLGTIEREIGGKNDRWYIARLLPYRSSEDHIDGTVLTFIDITKRRQAEEELRLGEERMRLVAESTHDFAIIILDDHGAITDWNTGAELIFGYTKDEVLGAYYDFIFSPEDRSSGMPESELRAAREHGRGEDERWHVRKDGSRFYCSGEITQLQSDSLQGYVKIARDLTGHKRTQDEQRQRLIETQTKSHLKDEFFAVMSHELKHPLNLIQLNAELLRRLPATKAAVPAIKAVNTICEAVSSQARIIDDLLDVARVRTGKLKLKKQPIDLIRTLQDIHSVVLADGHRRHVTLQTPSDHGPLIVDVDPTRIEQVIWNLVNNALKFTPEGGEVQLVLSRSEGGAQLDVIDSGIGLADDSLEKIFDLFGQAENQHQTHQREGLGIGLSLVRQLVEAHEGSVSVHSKGLGFGCTFSIWLPLCEQQDHLQRSDAEQEEDERLHGVKVLLVEDSAEVLEVLNVLLEMEGAQVSAFDDPQSALETARAAQYDLIISDIGMPKMNGHELMQKLRAIAHLRRVPAIALTGYGAGSDQKKAAESGFSTHLSKPVAHESLIDLIEKLCCLRR
- a CDS encoding general stress protein, with product MTTSNKNPGNFANDHEKASEAGKKGGQASGGNFANDREKASEAGRKGGQNSHGGGRK
- a CDS encoding general stress protein; its protein translation is MTTNDKQNQMSVNEAGKKGGDATSASHDKEFYQEIGSKGGQNSGGNFKNDPERAAEAGSKGGQNSGGNFANDREKASEAGRKGGQNSHGGGRNG
- a CDS encoding ATP-dependent Clp protease proteolytic subunit; protein product: MPLHVINFTGPVTASTCSQLIEKASLAVQQEASGLVVNIATMGGECSYGFTMYNFLLALPIAVHTHNLGTVESMGNIIFLAGERRTACKHSKFLFHPFHWHVQGAVDHSRMSEYAMSLDYDLQLYARIVEERTKDAREKLETEKYLIAAPRILDPQQAMTAGLIHGIELPVIKAEFVSSFIHS
- a CDS encoding DUF2934 domain-containing protein — translated: MDEETIRLTAYRIWEQQGKPDGQDFVHWLQARDELTPGQIDSSSGTIESNVTRPVPARSKRQAAPSSTTRKTRSKKLEA
- a CDS encoding DUF6555 family protein; translation: MKNSLYIIEYEYHHKPRSFIIRADVMNNAAAWHWASCDAGIGIIPRSRHEKIKRVSRPLAERYGLENVRWRPSGSIPFIAQPYVPPPPE
- a CDS encoding SRPBCC family protein, with the translated sequence MTDQPLISTHTPPDAHRSGTMTKAERTLSLAAGAALLLHGCRKGGLSGALQVAAGAYGVIRGAAGHCALKRVLTPTPYETQFSREHQWPISEAITRSITILRPSDEVSALIARPENIGPLLRWVDSVEQLTPDTALWKLRAPAGRRLQCALVQIDTQDRHVVHWKTPGDARWAHDITVSLSPAPAGRGTQVKAVVVCKPAMAKLGYGLARAISLFSDKALLNALQAVKQQLETGEVSNNRSRPEQDDDFFYVHAGADQVATDHPSAKTGVVIEGEPH
- a CDS encoding zinc-dependent alcohol dehydrogenase, which produces MRALTWQAPNLLQLDNVADPAILNPRDAIIRVTLSSVCGSDLHLLGGYVPAMKPGDIIGHESMGEVVEVGKGVTDLRKGDKVITISIIGCGNCEPCQRSDFSCCDNSNPNPSATDLMYGQPCCGIIGYSHAFGGYPGSHATYVRVPFADVNLFKVPEGVSDEQALFVSDAAPTGYFAADNADIQPGDTVAVWGCGGVGQMAICSAYLLGAERVIAIDRYPDRLRLAEERGKAIPINYEKTNVHEALLELTGGRGPDRCIDCVGMEAHGTEIDYAYDKAKQLLRLHTERGSVLRQAIRACRKGGTVSVVGVYGGLLDKFPMGAIVNKALTLRSGQQPGQRYAPTLFEHIRKGELDPAYLLTHPMSLEDGAQGYKLFKEKTDNCLRVVFKP
- a CDS encoding APC family permease, which encodes MSEFSFSQAAPTKPSLRRAVTGPMLFLFILGDVLGVGVYALAGTIAGEVGGAIWVPLLVALFFAMLTAGSYAELVTKYPYAGAASVFAEKAFKSPLISFLVGFCMLAAAVTSAAGLSLAFAGDYLAAFVDVSPHLAALIFLMVIALLNARGIKESLGGNMVMTCIELSGLLLVVVAAAWCIQSGETNLGRALEFKAGVNTMPAVLSAALLAFYSFVGFETSANLAEEIRGVRKVYPRALFAALVTAGIVYTAVGVAASVVLPMDKLTATSAPLLEVVRASGLSIPPQLFAFIALVAVANGALLTMVMASRLTYGMARMGLLPGPLSRVLPKRRTPWVAIIASTLVAISLTLTGTLAALADTVVLLLLFVFLSTNLAVLVLRRDLVAEHHFRVPTWVPVLAIVSCLILLSQQGLDTWLRGGAMMLLGSALYACNRLATPVAEPG